The Microbulbifer sp. YPW1 genome contains the following window.
TTGGGAGATGTGGCTGGCGGTGTCCGGGTGCTTTGCGTTATTTTTCGTGGATATCAGCGGTTAACGATTGATGATCAACAAATAGTGGAAAACGCGATGAACAAGATACTTTTTATTTTCTCCTGCTTGATTTGCCTCTCTTCGGGCGTCCAGGCATCTGAACCGGCTGAGTTTGCCATCGTCATCCACGGTGGTGCCGGTACTATCGAAAAGTCGAAGATGACTCCGGAAAAGGAGCGCGCCTACCGGACCAAGCTACAGGAGGCCATTGACGCGGGGTATGCGGTGCTGGAGAAAGGCGGTGCAAGCCTGGATGCGGTTGTCGCTGCGATCAATATCCTCGAAGACTCGCCCCTGTTCAACGCGGGTAAGGGTGCGGTATACACCTACGAAGGTGCCCACGAGCTGGATGCCTCGATTATGGATGGCCGCGATCGGCAGGCGGGGGCGGTTGCCGGGGTAAAACGGGTAGCCAATCCCATCAACCTGGCGCGGATGGTGATGGAGGATTCCCCGTTCGTGATGCTGGCGGGAGAGGGCGCTGAGGCGTTTGCACGCAGTCGCGGTGTCCCCATGGTAGACAACAAGCGTTTTGATACCGAACAGCGTCGCCAGCAACTGGAGCGGGCAAAAGAAAAGCTGGATAAGGAGAACAAGCAGGACAAGGATTACCGGGCGGCGGTAGATAGCCTGCCGGTCCCCTTCCGTATGGGCACTGTAGGTGCGGTCGCACTGGACAAGCAGGGTAACCTGGCGGCGGGTACGTCTACCGGGGGCATGACCGCGAAGCGCTTCGGCCGGATCGGGGACTCCCCGGTAATCGGTGCGGGTACCTTTGCCGATAACGC
Protein-coding sequences here:
- a CDS encoding isoaspartyl peptidase/L-asparaginase family protein produces the protein MNKILFIFSCLICLSSGVQASEPAEFAIVIHGGAGTIEKSKMTPEKERAYRTKLQEAIDAGYAVLEKGGASLDAVVAAINILEDSPLFNAGKGAVYTYEGAHELDASIMDGRDRQAGAVAGVKRVANPINLARMVMEDSPFVMLAGEGAEAFARSRGVPMVDNKRFDTEQRRQQLERAKEKLDKENKQDKDYRAAVDSLPVPFRMGTVGAVALDKQGNLAAGTSTGGMTAKRFGRIGDSPVIGAGTFADNASCAVSATGHGEYFIRYNVAADICTRVAYQSKSVAQAADEVINEVLLPVGGTGGVIVLDAKGNIALTFNTKGMYRASRVAGQPAQVAIFGKD